A stretch of DNA from Anaerolineales bacterium:
CCTGGCTATGCGCATAAATGTCGTCCCGGCTGGTTATCAATGAGAATCATGGCCATAGACCCTGGTGAAAAACGCATCGGGGTGGCAATCAGTGACCCGACTGGCACGATCGCATCCTCACTCACCGTGTTGGAGCATGTCGCCAGGGTAATCGATGCAGCCACCATTGCCGAACTAGCCCGGCAACACGAAGTCAAGCTGATTGTCATCGGCAAGTCAACCGACGGAGAAGGATTGCCAACCCCAGCCAGCCGACGGGCTGACCGCCTTGAGCAAGCCATTCACCAGCAATGTGTTATCCCAACCACATCCTGGGACGAGAGCTTTAGCACACAGGAAGCTCGCCAGGCGCAACTTGAAATGA
This window harbors:
- a CDS encoding Holliday junction resolvase RuvX, which gives rise to MRIMAIDPGEKRIGVAISDPTGTIASSLTVLEHVARVIDAATIAELARQHEVKLIVIGKSTDGEGLPTPASRRADRLEQAIHQQCVIPTTSWDESFSTQEARQAQLEMKTPRKKRSGHLDQWAAVVILQSYLDSLENG